One genomic segment of Myxococcota bacterium includes these proteins:
- a CDS encoding YHS domain-containing (seleno)protein: MSRLYDLRYLTMAALAAAVMFAEVSFAAHPVYRAQVGGPAIDGYDTVAYFTLGHAVRGSAEFQYEWRDTTWYFANADHLAMFVENPERYAPQFGGYCSYAASRGRLYKGHPEVFTIQDGRLYFNNTSSIEELWLEDRSSYIDAAKRFFPELIGENQSRP; this comes from the coding sequence ATGTCACGTCTCTACGATCTCCGGTACCTCACCATGGCTGCCTTGGCCGCGGCCGTGATGTTCGCCGAGGTGTCCTTCGCGGCACACCCGGTCTACCGCGCCCAAGTCGGTGGGCCCGCGATCGACGGCTATGACACCGTCGCCTACTTCACGCTTGGACATGCGGTTCGTGGTAGCGCCGAGTTCCAATACGAGTGGCGCGACACCACCTGGTATTTCGCGAATGCCGACCATCTGGCCATGTTCGTCGAGAATCCCGAGCGATACGCACCCCAGTTTGGCGGCTACTGTTCGTACGCGGCCAGTCGTGGGCGTCTGTACAAGGGGCACCCCGAAGTCTTCACGATTCAGGATGGCCGGCTCTACTTCAACAACACCTCGTCCATCGAAGAGTTGTGGCTGGAAGACCGAAGCTCCTACATCGACGCAGCCAAGCGCTTCTTTCCCGAGCTGATCGGCGAGAACCAATCGCGCCCGTAG
- a CDS encoding arylsulfatase translates to MKIDATPIDSRRVGGARGRGHPRRYGAAAALLLLVSLTAASGSEVARDTRDVMPNFLEPIAAPEGAPNVVIVLVDDLGFGDLGPYGSEISTPSIDRLARNGLRYTNFTVTALCSPTRAALLTGVNHHRAGVGFLSNFDLGHPGYRGEIAPDVMTLAEILGARGYSTLMTGKWHLVNMSHETQVGPFDNWPTGRGFERFWGFLDGEVNQFHPNFLVAGNEFVERVPDDFYFPDAMTDRAISMLKTQHAIAPEKPFFLYYAAGAVHAPHQAKPADIAKYRGRYDRGWDAVRAERLARQKQLGVVPRQTKLAGYDKQVRPWDQLDDAERSMAARFQELFAAFLDNLDQNVGRLVAHLEETGQLENTLFVILADNGGSRGGGEEGRANSVRRQAGAEDGNFAYNQRVLAELGSVTTRPNYPMGWMQVSNTPLSRGKATQHGGGNRSPLIVHWPNGIEARGETRRQFHHVTDIVPTVLEAAGVAPPATWRGLEVRNLDGVSMRYSFGAPDAPSRRTEQYYEIGGHRAFATADGWKIVAFADNKDAYTTPWDEAPWKLYQTDRDIAETDDLAAEFPERVAELEARFWEAAEANQVLPIDDRVYRNRVDRSRMLEKKRIVLRRGTETIPLFGAPMTLGRDFTITASIRREAKDSEGVLVAHGDLASGYSLFVKDNRLHYELNRAGDSFRLESPELPLGAIEVAFVFEQTSPLLSLGRSFLQSGQIDWMAALAGTGHLEVDGRRVASQELPAGGALPTWEGLDVGRDLRLPVTTRYEAPFEFQGELDQVVFDLR, encoded by the coding sequence ATGAAGATCGATGCGACCCCGATCGATTCGCGCCGCGTGGGCGGCGCGAGAGGCCGCGGCCACCCACGACGATACGGGGCGGCAGCAGCGCTCCTCCTGCTCGTATCGCTCACGGCAGCCTCTGGCAGCGAAGTCGCCCGCGACACCCGCGACGTGATGCCGAATTTCCTCGAACCCATCGCTGCTCCCGAAGGTGCGCCGAACGTCGTCATCGTGCTCGTCGACGACCTGGGCTTCGGCGACCTTGGGCCGTATGGCTCGGAAATCTCGACGCCGAGCATCGACCGCCTCGCCCGGAACGGGCTGCGCTACACGAACTTCACGGTCACCGCTCTCTGCTCGCCAACCCGCGCCGCGCTCCTCACCGGCGTCAACCATCACCGGGCCGGCGTCGGTTTCCTCTCCAACTTCGACCTGGGCCACCCGGGCTACCGCGGAGAGATCGCTCCGGACGTCATGACGCTCGCCGAAATCCTCGGTGCCCGCGGCTACAGCACCCTGATGACCGGCAAATGGCACCTGGTGAACATGAGCCACGAGACCCAGGTGGGGCCCTTCGACAACTGGCCAACCGGCCGCGGTTTCGAGCGTTTCTGGGGCTTCCTCGATGGCGAGGTGAACCAGTTCCACCCGAATTTCCTCGTCGCGGGCAATGAGTTCGTCGAGCGCGTTCCTGACGACTTCTACTTTCCAGATGCCATGACCGATCGCGCAATCTCGATGCTCAAGACCCAGCACGCCATCGCGCCGGAGAAGCCGTTCTTCCTCTACTACGCGGCCGGCGCCGTGCACGCGCCTCACCAGGCGAAACCTGCGGACATCGCGAAGTACCGCGGACGCTACGACCGCGGATGGGATGCGGTCCGAGCGGAACGACTCGCCCGCCAGAAGCAGCTCGGCGTTGTGCCACGACAAACAAAACTCGCGGGGTACGACAAGCAGGTTCGGCCCTGGGACCAGCTCGACGATGCGGAGCGCTCGATGGCAGCGCGGTTTCAGGAGCTCTTTGCGGCGTTCTTGGACAATCTGGACCAGAACGTCGGTCGTCTGGTCGCCCATCTCGAGGAGACGGGACAGCTCGAGAACACCCTCTTCGTGATCCTCGCCGACAACGGCGGAAGTCGCGGCGGCGGGGAAGAAGGGCGCGCCAACTCGGTCCGACGCCAGGCCGGTGCGGAAGACGGGAACTTCGCATACAACCAGCGCGTTCTCGCGGAGCTCGGCTCGGTCACCACTCGACCGAACTATCCCATGGGGTGGATGCAGGTCAGCAACACGCCCCTTTCGCGTGGGAAGGCAACACAACATGGGGGCGGCAACCGAAGCCCGCTCATCGTCCATTGGCCGAATGGCATCGAAGCTCGCGGTGAGACCCGAAGGCAGTTCCATCACGTGACCGATATCGTCCCGACGGTTCTCGAGGCCGCCGGCGTGGCCCCGCCGGCCACCTGGCGCGGCCTCGAGGTCCGGAACCTGGACGGCGTCAGCATGCGCTACTCGTTCGGCGCACCGGACGCGCCGAGCCGTCGCACCGAGCAGTACTACGAGATCGGCGGCCACCGTGCTTTCGCAACCGCCGACGGCTGGAAGATCGTTGCCTTCGCCGACAACAAGGACGCGTACACGACTCCATGGGACGAAGCACCCTGGAAGCTCTACCAGACCGATCGCGACATCGCCGAGACCGATGACCTGGCGGCCGAGTTTCCAGAACGCGTCGCCGAACTGGAAGCTCGTTTCTGGGAAGCCGCCGAGGCGAACCAGGTCCTTCCGATCGACGACCGCGTCTACCGCAACCGGGTCGACCGGAGTCGTATGCTCGAGAAGAAGCGCATCGTCCTGCGGCGCGGTACGGAGACGATTCCGCTCTTCGGTGCACCCATGACGCTAGGCCGTGACTTCACGATCACGGCCTCGATCCGGCGCGAGGCGAAGGACTCGGAAGGCGTCCTGGTCGCTCACGGCGACCTCGCCTCCGGCTACTCGCTCTTCGTGAAGGACAATCGTCTCCACTACGAGCTGAACCGGGCGGGTGACTCCTTCCGCCTCGAGTCGCCCGAGCTTCCGCTCGGCGCAATCGAAGTCGCCTTCGTCTTCGAACAGACGTCCCCACTCCTCAGTCTTGGAAGGAGCTTCTTGCAGTCGGGCCAGATCGACTGGATGGCCGCACTGGCCGGCACCGGACACCTCGAGGTCGACGGCCGTCGCGTCGCCAGCCAGGAGCTACCCGCGGGCGGCGCCCTACCGACCTGGGAGGGGCTCGATGTGGGCCGTGACCTGAGACTGCCCGTGACGACGCGGTACGAGGCACCGTTCGAGTTCCAGGGAGAGCTCGACCAGGTGGTCTTCGATTTGCGTTGA
- a CDS encoding TetR/AcrR family transcriptional regulator translates to MDAARQTDATRQKLMAAALELFAEHGLDGVRIGAITHAAGAANASAIHYHFGGKDGLVSAILDKYDAETSAKHRAYAAELAQVDGVELRDEVRVLVMPYVDLLNRTDGVAYLRLIGQLLGHPRFAVLERHRKFDAIPGGPLAVMSRANEANPQYWQSRRLLVGSLLYHGLADYATLQFAQKRDHRPAERDAFVDELVNAITAVFQGPRA, encoded by the coding sequence GTGGACGCCGCACGGCAAACGGATGCGACACGACAGAAGCTGATGGCCGCAGCCCTCGAGCTCTTCGCGGAGCATGGCCTGGACGGAGTTCGCATTGGCGCCATCACCCACGCCGCCGGTGCCGCGAACGCCTCGGCCATCCACTACCACTTCGGTGGGAAAGACGGCCTCGTATCGGCGATCCTCGACAAGTACGACGCCGAGACGAGTGCGAAGCACCGGGCTTACGCCGCCGAACTCGCACAGGTCGACGGCGTCGAACTCCGCGACGAGGTCCGTGTCCTCGTGATGCCCTACGTCGATCTCCTGAATCGCACCGATGGCGTCGCGTACCTGAGACTGATCGGGCAGCTGTTGGGGCACCCGAGGTTCGCGGTCCTCGAGAGACACCGGAAATTCGACGCCATCCCCGGCGGCCCTCTGGCGGTCATGAGTCGCGCGAACGAAGCGAACCCGCAGTATTGGCAATCAAGGCGGCTCTTGGTCGGCAGCTTGCTCTATCACGGCCTCGCCGACTACGCGACGCTGCAGTTCGCTCAGAAGCGCGACCACCGACCCGCCGAGCGGGACGCCTTCGTCGACGAGCTGGTCAACGCCATCACTGCCGTGTTCCAGGGTCCGCGAGCCTGA
- a CDS encoding glucose 1-dehydrogenase: MTDSLESKVAIVTGSGRGIGEVYASALAEAGASIVVADIDHDNAKAVAERLSSEGGNAIGVRVDVADPSMTDAMVSEASDRFGGVDILVNNAAYMPAIMSGLLDYPREEWQRTLDINLSGGLNCIRSAVPAMRRRGGGAIVNISSIGAFEGGHAYGISKLGVQGMTTWLSQELGPQGIRINCIAPGPISTAQGDAARPPGYLEAMNPATPLKVMGDPEDLCGTLLYLVSDASAWVTGQIIRVDGGYVKRPL; this comes from the coding sequence ATGACCGACTCCCTCGAAAGCAAGGTGGCCATCGTGACCGGATCCGGCCGCGGCATTGGCGAGGTCTACGCCAGCGCCCTCGCCGAAGCCGGCGCGTCGATCGTGGTGGCCGACATCGATCACGACAATGCCAAGGCGGTAGCCGAGCGGCTCTCTTCCGAGGGCGGGAATGCGATCGGCGTGCGGGTCGACGTCGCCGATCCGAGCATGACCGATGCGATGGTCTCCGAAGCGAGCGACCGGTTCGGCGGCGTCGACATCCTCGTCAACAATGCCGCCTACATGCCCGCGATCATGTCGGGCCTGCTCGACTACCCGCGCGAGGAGTGGCAGCGGACGCTCGACATCAATCTGTCGGGAGGGTTGAACTGCATTCGCTCCGCGGTGCCCGCGATGCGCAGGCGGGGCGGCGGTGCCATCGTCAACATCTCGTCGATCGGCGCATTCGAGGGCGGTCACGCCTACGGCATCAGCAAGCTAGGCGTCCAGGGCATGACGACGTGGCTGAGCCAGGAACTCGGACCGCAGGGCATCCGGATCAACTGCATCGCACCGGGTCCCATCAGCACCGCGCAAGGAGACGCCGCGCGGCCGCCCGGGTACCTCGAGGCGATGAATCCCGCGACGCCGCTGAAGGTGATGGGAGATCCGGAGGATCTCTGCGGCACGCTTCTCTATCTCGTATCGGACGCGTCAGCGTGGGTGACGGGCCAGATCATTCGCGTCGACGGCGGCTACGTGAAGCGACCGCTGTAA